ATCTTAACATAATctacattttgttcattttgcgTCAATCAGAGACCAAACACATAAACTGTCATTGGACAGAACTGCTCATTTCAAAAGAAACTACCAAACAAAACTGTACTAAATTACAagtacaaaaagttaaaaatatgaaataagatAAGAGTTAATGAGGTAAAGTGCCATATATTTCAaggcactgaaatgtaattGGTAAATTAAGTGACATatatgttatttttcttttttttttctgactggctttctttgtaaaaaataaaataaaataaataaaaaatgagggGAATGAAGTGATTAAGGCTCTTCTTAAACAGAAATAACCATTATCTTGGAATCACACTCGTTTCTGTAACAGACCGAACAAGGAACAATCTTTCTCCTAATGTGACTCATTTCACTGGCGCACATTGGCTAAATTCCATATTCACAGTTTCAAATGTTCCACACAAGGTCTTTCATTGAGTTTCCTTCAAGTCATTAGTTTTTGTTCCTCTTGGAGGCTGACGAACGGAACAAGGCTCTCCCGAGAATAAACTAACCAGAGCTGCACCTGGAAAATGTGAATATTCCAGAAGAGTGCATGGCTGGCGTCATCCACAACATTTCAAATTCTCGAGGTAACATGGGCTCGCAGAAGCCATAGGAATACATCCAGATGAATGTATCTGTTCGCATTTAGCTGCACATTCTGCAGGTATGCATTGTGGGTTATGTTACATGGGCAAAAGGCAGGGTTAATACGGGTAAATAGAGCGCACCCATGGCGAGAAGGCGTGAACACAGCGGCATGGTGGGTAAGGAGTGGGAGACATGAAGGGTTTTTTTTGACTAACCATCTTCTGTGTCTGATGGGCATCTTTATCATCCCGAAGACGCTTGTTCATGTCTCTACAAAAGAGAAAGTGAGAGATTTCCAGTTACATTTTAAGATAAAGCTCCTCCTCACAGGGCTTTTCTGAGCGTTGGAATATAGATATCAAACCTCGTTATCAATGAGATGGGCTAATGACTGATCAAACATCTTAAACCTCCAGCGGTTTTGATTGGTCTATTCTTATAGTCTTATATTTCAGATAAGAGCGATACACACATGCCTACATTTGAACACTCATCATACTACATACTAAAGGTGTGACCATTTCAGTTGGATTGCCCTACCGGAGAAGATCCAGCTGTCTCATGAGGCTTTCCCGTTCTTTCTGCATGTTTTGGGACACTTTCAGGACTTCTCTGTAATGAGAAACAGTCGGACATGAAAAATGCACAAgcatatcatcaggaaacagcAGCTTATGTTTCTTTGTTCTTTACTTTTCATCATTAGATTCCTAAAACTGAAGGCTCTtttggttccatgaagaacttttaacatTCATGGAATCTTTACATTCTACAAaaagttctttatagtggaaaaaggttctttgaatttttttttaaatgttcttcacacaaagaaaaaaatggttcttttaagagcggttcactgaaaggttctttgaggaaccaaagTGCTTCATCGATTGCATTCCTGCAAACCCCTTTTGGAGTGTAGTAGTAATACTAGTAATGCAAACAATGCATTTTCACAAGTAAAGCTCAAAGCCCACCTCTCTTTGCCCCTCTGCTGTTGTTTGATGGTGTTCTGTAGTTGTTGTAGTTGGCTCAGAGCATGCTGGAGCTCCTCTCGGCTCTGGTCCAGTTGGTCCTGCAGCTGCTGGTTGATGTTCTGCAGTCGGCGGTTCTCCCCGCGAGTGTCAGTCTGATCAGTGCTTAGATTGTTGATCTTGCTCTccaactacacacacacacacacacacacacaggtgggGTGAGAGAGAGCCTCCTGCTGGTTTAATAATTCAGACGTGTGGTCGAGTGAATGATAAGTCTGTACCTCTCTCTGTTTGGTGAGTGTGAACTCAAGTTCTTGTTCTCGCATCCTCAGTTCTTGCAGTAGCTGCTCTTTCTTGTCTCCTTGCCTCATGCTGTCCTTCATCACAGAGCAGACCAACATCACACCATCATCATCAAAATATCACCATCATCAGTATCATCACAATCATAATCACCATGAGCAATGTTACCACCATAATCTATATAATCATAATCACCATGAATTATATAATTACTAACAGCATATTCACCACTGATATCATAATCACAAGgagcaaaaatattattcatcACCGCAATATTATCACCATAACGATCATAATCACCAGGAAAAATATTATCCTCACCATCATAAATATCGTCACCATTACTATCACAATCACCATGAACTATATGATTACCATCATTATAATAACCACCATGAACAATATCATAATTTCCTCTAATACTAGGACTGttttctaataaaaaataagtgcgtgtgtgtttgtgtgcatattTACCAGAGCTTGTcgtttctctctttcttctttTAACTGACTCTCCATGTCTTCATACATGGACCGAACCACTCGGTCATGATCTTCCTCTCTCCTGCAGGACATTTCAACTCTCAGCAGTCagcacatttcatttatctcaagacatgtttattttacaaCAGATAAAAGAATGCAATGAAGGCTGACCTGTACAGTGCCTGTTctaaattctctctctctttgagtGCATCCTGAAGATGAGACACAGTGTAGGAAAGAACCTCTTCCAAAACACCCAGCAGCTCAGGTTTGTCCCTCTGGAGCTCAAACCACAGAGTACACAGCTCCCACTGACTAACACACGAGCAAAAGaataaaatcatctttaaaacaAAAGCTCATATAAACTTTGTGTAAAGTGCTATAGCGGAAAAAGCAGGGTTTGGCAGATGTAGCCCATAAACATTAACTTAAATGCATACAATAACAGTATGCTGGCGTTGTCAAGCCAATATTGATCTAAACATCTATCAGACATGCACAGCTTTCTCACTATCTTATCTGTTACACAGTGGTGACCATAGCTGTGTATATTTACTCACTCTTTGAAGAGTTTATCAGCTCCCAGCTCCATGAGGATGTGTGTGAATCGGATCTCCATCGGCTCTACTCTCTCCTCTCCGACCATCTCTCCCTCTCCGCTCCTCGCTCTCTCCTCCGGCCCAGAGCCAACAAGCTCTCCTAAtttagacagagagagagagagagattttaatTTAGGCATATATCATAATGCATACTATACATAGTATACTATAGCCTACTGCatactactttaaaaaaaaaaaatactatgtgAAATGATACGAAATgtgtaataaaacatttcaacacATGAAATCGCTATGTTGTATGTTTAATGCAGCAAGTGGTATCCAGTTATAAATCTATTAATATCATTTTCAGTAATTCAAacattgctgaaataaaatataaatattagccaaaaaaaaaaaaaaaaagtacatgtaAATTAGAATTAGAAATGCAATTAGAAATAAGAATTGTTTTggtaactaactgaaataaataagttgaagttgaactaaaattactgaaactaCATTATAAACTAGCATTAtacaaaaaactaataaaaatgacaaaagcacaataaaattgtaaaaactttcaaatataaaaataaaatgaaattattaataaattatcttgaaataaatactataatagcatataaataataataaaaaacactggttattaattttattcttttatcatgtatatttttaattcaaaattaaacattttaattagaactttttacacactttttatttttcataaaacgTTTATTCACACCTTTATGATTTTATCTATATAAACACGACTAAGCATTTTTATATAACAAACTTCATAcacttttattttctcattttaatacaCACTAACCTAGGCCCGTGTGGAACTCAAGGGGTGTGAGGTAACCATTTCTGTCTCTGTCCAAACTCTCAAACACTGATTCCAACTGCTCAGGAGACAGAGGAAGCTCTTGCTGAAGCCACTGGTGGATTTAAACACGATAAGACACATTAAACACATCCCTAGTATAAAGAAATGATATAACATAGACTTACGCCACCACCCCGTCCAGGCTCACCTGCATGTCTCTCTTCGTGATGAATCCTTTCCCCTCTTTATCACACAGCTCAAAGAGCTCTTTAGCTTTGCTCATTCTGTCCTGTCTGTCTGAGTCAGGAGAGGTTGCATCGTTTGACGAGTGTAACCTTGCCGTCCGACTCGGCAAGGGGGTCCGCAGTCTGGAGCGGGGCGACATCTGACCACTGCCTGTCCCCTCCAGCACCACCCCGTCCTTCAACCAGCTAGACATAACTGCAGAAAGAGAGCAGCCGGACAGGAATAAAAATAACCAGCTGGTAAGAAAATGTCGCTAATGTGGTCAAACCAGGTTAAACaatgataagaaaaaaaaaagcttgatgCTAGAAATTTGTTGTTAGAACATTAACTTTGCATTCATTAATATTACTGCACTTCAACTGTGATTTAGTTAAACACTGACTTTATTTAATCGGTCAAAGTCAGCTTTATTGATGGAAAATGCTGAGGGCATTTGAAATATCCTGCTTCTTACATATCCACAAATAATCATTAACCAGGATGTTAAACAGTTCTTCAAACAGGTGCTATGTTTTCTGACCTGAGACGCTCAATATTACCTGGCTGTAATTCCCCCGCACTAATGCCATATCGCAATAACATCTGTTTGTACTGATATTATGTAGCAGTTGTGATCACATGATGGTTTTGTGATTTTACAGGGAAGCTAAAGAAAACAGAACTACTCCTTCAGTAAATGTCCAGCCTGCTTGAGTGACCTGTTCCACGTCTGCAATAGCACAGAGAAACTCGACTGATATGGGCCAATAATACGGATATATAGGGAGCCAATGGTTGATATAGGTCAATAAAATGCGTTTACAATATCTATCTTTTTATCCATTACCATATGttcagtatctcacagaagtgagtacacccctcacatttttgtaaatattttattatatcttttcatgtgacaacactgaagaaattacactttgctacaaggtaaagtagtgagtgtacagcttgtataacagtgtaaatttgctgtcccctcaaaataactcaacacacagccattaatgtctaaaccgctggccacaaaagtgagtacacccctaagtgaaaatgtccaaattgggcccaaagtgtcaatattttgtgtggccaccattattttccagcactgccttaaccctcttgggcatggagttcaccagagcttcacaggtcgccactggagtcctcttccactcatcacggagctggtggatgttagagaccttgcgctcctccaccttccgtttgaggatgcctcacagatgctcaatagggtttaggtctggagacatgcttggccagtccatcaacctttaccctcagcttctttagcaaggttGAGgagtcgttatcatgttggaatactgccctgcggctcagtctccgaagggaggggatcatgctctgcttcagtatgtcacagtacatgttggcattcatggttccctcaatgaactgtagctccccagtcctggcagcactcatgcagccccagaccatgacactcccaccaccatgcttgactgtaggcaagtcacacttgtctttgtactcctcacctggttgccgccacacacgcttggtctcatcagaccgcaggacatggttccagtaatccatgtccttagtctgtttgtcttcagcaaactgtttgtgggctttcttgtgcatcatctttagaagaggcttccctCTGGGATGACAgtcatgcagaccaatttgatgcagtgtgtggcgtatggtctgagcgctgacaggctgacccccacCCTTCAACCTCTACAGCAATGCTGGCACTGGCAGCACttatacgtctatttcccaaacacaacctctggatatgacgctgagcaagtgcactcaacttctttggtcgaccatggcgaggcctgttctgagtggaacctgtcctgttaaaccgctgctgtcttggccaccgtgctgcagctcagtttcagggtcttggcaatcttcttatagcctacgccatctttatgtagagcaacaattctttttttcagatcctcagagagttctttgccatgaggtgccatgttgaacttccagtgaccagtatgagagggtgagagcgataacaccaaatttaacacacctgctccccattcacacctgagaccttgtaacactaacgagtcacatgacaccggggagagaaaatggctaattgggcccaatttggacattttcacttaggggtgtactcacttttgtggccagcggtttagacattaatggctgtgtgttgagttattttgaggggacagcaaatttacactgttacacaagctgtacactcactactttatattgtagcaaagtgtcatttcttcagtgttgacgcatgaaaagatataataaaatatttacaaaaatgtgaggggtgtactcacttctgtgagatactgtatacatattgtATAGTTTTTGAACAATAagagttttaatgtttttaaaagaagtctcttttgctcatcaagcctgcatttatttgatccaaaatagagcaaaagcagtaaaattgtgaaatatttgtactgtttaaaatgactgcattctatttgaatatattttaaaatgtaatttattcctgtgatttcaaagctgaatttttagcatcattactccagtcttcagtgtcacaagatcattcagaaatcattctgatattctgatttgctgctcaaaaaaacatttattattattattattattgttgaaaacagctgagaatattttttttcaggtttctttgatgaatagaaagttcagaagaacagcatttacctaaaacagaaatcttttgtaacattataaatgtctatcGTCACATCAATTTGATGCatccttgttaaataaaagtattaatttctataattacCCCCCGCCCACCTTTTTTTGAAAGGTATAGTgtataaatgttacaaaagtattttttttattattcagagAAATCCTGAACTTTGGCTCTTTCtattctgttttaaatattgatagtaataataataataaatgtttcttgaacagcaaatcagcatattagaatgatttctaaaggatcatgtgacactgaagactggaataatgatgctgaaaattcaagatttgatcacaggaataaattacattttaaaatatattccaatagaatgcagttattttaaatagtaaaaacatttcacaatattactgcttttgctgtattttggatcaaataaatgcaggcttggtgagcagaagagaattctttaaaaaaaaaacattaaaaacatactgttcaaaaacctttgactggtagtgtatacacacacacacacacacacacacacacactacagcatttattaatatttttaatttcctttcttcagtttaatttttgtttacattaaatattaacaatttctaATAGTtgtagttaacattaacaacacTATATAAccagttaattttattttctatttagctttttatttttatttccattttagttttagtaattgttgtatttcagttagtttaCGCAAAGTTTTGTTAACGATTTTTAATAGttgtagttaacaataacaacactatactgtatatagtttAATGACAGCAAGGCTAGATGTGCATTAAAATGTTACACAGTCAATCTGCCTCAACGATGTGTTGGTCAATCCCTAATCGATTCACACAAATACGAGGCCCTATAACATGGTTAATGATTTGATCAAATGCAAAAGTCCACAGCTATGTGAAAAATTGTTACATAATCAGCAGGCTGGTGGGAAATATGGCAGTATCAAAGCACATGGGAATTTCGCAAGGACAGACAGATGTGGCATTAAGATTTATTCTTAGGCTTAAGGACACTCCCTCTCATGACATGAACAAATACGTCCACCAGCAACTGATGGTCATCTGtgaaattataataacatttactCATATAGAAATCAGGTAACTATCCAAACAAGGCAGCGCACACATACACGTCACAATATCATTTCTCTTCAACTTCTTTGGCTTTCTGGATATCTCCAGGATATGAACTGCAAACAGGATGAAGTCATGTGAcaggactgtgtgtgtgtgtgtgtgtgtgtgtgtacgcgcATGTAGAAAGGGAGTGTGTGCAAAAACAAAGTGAAATGCAAATAAAGACTTTAGCTCGGTTTACATAGACAGCATTCAGAGCACTTACTCATAATCACGAGTTTGTGCCAGCCATGCGGATGAGGGCAGGACGCAGGGGAAATACCTCCATACTAAATGACCACAGGTCatatgaaacataaaatatttgccTAATGAATTAATGGTTTGGCTTGTGGTTGGAACAATAGCTCCAAGTGATTGTGACTGATTTGAATCAATAATATCGGGAAAGCAATATGCTCAGATCATATAAAATTGTAGAGAAGATAAAACAGGTGCCACGGCCCTGCAGAGGACACAATCACAAGGGCCCCAACAGTTAAATAAAACTTATGCAATTACATGAAGGAATTCTTTGGTTGGTTGAACCTTATTACAATGCAcgctaaaaaaaaatggtgctatatagcattaaaagtggtttttggctcgtaatcataggggaaccacttttggtgctatatagcaccatatctttaaaggtgctatacagcacctttgtcaaatggtgctaaccataagaggtgccatattgcgttgtatttcttcaacaaaaatggtgctaaacagcaccaacagtggttctttggctcgtaaagaacctttaaaggggcttaacaggttctttgtacggcagtggtgatatatagcaccttaatcaccccaaagaaccactgaagaaccatacaggagcttaactgtatggtagcggtgctatatagcccctcagtcatgccgaagaaccactgaagcaccaagatttggtgctatacagcaccaaaagtggttcccctatgattatgagccaaagaaccacttttagtgctatatagcaccattttttttagagtgtatacaTACAGCCACAaaatatttggacacttaaagcAACTGTAAGTTTGCAAGTTGTTTACCTTAAAATATcaagtacactctaaaaaatactgggttaaatacaacccagcgctgggtaaaatgtggacaaacccagcgattGAGTTGTTTTGgcccagcggttgggttaaacattttacccaactgttggttgaaaacaacgcaatcgctgggtttgtccatattttactcagcgctgggttgtatttacaCTTTTCAGAGTGTAAGTTTCAGAATCATTCTGATGGTGCACTGACTTCTAATAAGCCAAATGGCTTCTGGTTTCCCCCCCAGTTTCCTTCCCAAACATCTATTCAACATGTAATTGTTAGCGGGTACGAAATCCCGTGAAAAGGGCGGATCGCTTTACAGCAGCATCAAATGTGCGTTTACAGCCAATTTCGCTTTCATGGAAAATCTGTTCACTCAGCAGccatgtttgcttttgtttcttatgctcaaatagctaTTCCATGACAGATAAGTCAATGCACATGTGCAGTCTTAagtcataaatgtttttatggcaACCGGAGCTTCTTTTATTTAGAAGACGGGATTTATTCCACCATATTGCGGTTGCTGTTTTCAGTTGCGGTTTTTCCATTCATAAGTACAATAAGACACCGTCTTATATCAAACAATTTTGGTACAGTGATCCAATGTAATTAtgatagtaatatatttaagaCAGTGAGTTTCATCACTTGCTTAACTGTAGGGGGCTGCAATGTcgcaaaaatacataaaactacatacagttgctttaagTGACACTCGAAGTCATTGCATTGTCTGTATTTGgaatacaaaatgttttgttttcatttttcaacACATTTGTCAAATGTTCTGCTTGAGAAGTGAGCGTGCATCATAGGCTATAGGAGACATTCTGACAAATTGTTATTTGCAATGACATTTTGACCTAAAtcataatgaaaaaaaagtgcCAGTGTTTTAACACAAAACATTCATGTTGATTTCATAATTCGAGTTATGTGTGAATACCAAAATATATGGGCATGGCATATTTACACCTGCAATAAAGCCATAGAGGAATTGCAACACTCAAGGTCAAATAAACTTCCCGAGCTTTGCTACAATTACACACGAAAATCACCTGAGAGATAAAGCCTGACAGCCATATGTCAACTTCAGACAAGAAAGCATACAGTTTACACGTGTTTTGTGCTCTGTGTTAGAGGAAATCAAACATAACTAtcataaataaagtattttatttgcgcccacttttaataaatcaaactgaaggaaaaaaaaaaaacaagcctgTCAGGAAAAGTTAAATCATTCATTTGTCAAGATGAAACTGCAAACCCATAAACACTcagatatgctcaagaacatATGTGCAAAGACCCACTTCATCTACTTctcataatacattttcatttaatatttcacaatattgtctACAGAATGGATTTGGACGCAAAATAGACATGAACTTTATACATAAAAGTATGTGGTGGGATCAGTGGTGTTGGTAGGTTTTACCATggtacatttaatatgcatacCACCATCATATACCATGGTGTTTAAAAGGTGTCCACAAACATGGTAAAACCATGGTACTCAAGGAGATGAAGGGCATGCAATTTAGACTAAGTTTTTAGTAGACATCGTCTATCACTTCAGATCTCatgcataatttaaaacatatgTCAGCACTGTTCAATTTAAGACAAACCGTACGTACATAAAACAGGCGTTAAACTGAATAGCTACATAATCAATTAAAATgtgattcaaataaataaataaataaagaaacagaaCATACCAGACCTGTGATGCGATGTTGCTCAGGTGTGTATCGTGTCACCTGTGAACGGCAGGTGTTTTATATGCTAGAGTTCATCCAGCAGCGGGCAGCAGAGAAACAAGAGCCCCAGAATACCGTAATTCTTATAAGAAATCCTCTTAAGGCTCTCAAAATTGTCTTGGAGGCTTCACTCTGTCCCCCCAATTTCAAAACAGAACTGcgtttatgaaataaaaattttcttTAACGTTACcttgtgaaaaatgttttacaattccAAAGAATTAATAACAGTAACGGTAAGTTACATCGATAAAGatacacacataaatacacactaaaataaacaaacaaacggtTAGGTTAGGCTATATAACTTTAACTTGacgttatttgttttatattagaaacgcattaaagttatttttgaaatgtttatttctttaatacatattagaaaaaacatttgtatatatttattcttCACGTATATTTCAGTCGTTACGGTAACCGGATCTTCTCGCCGTTGCCATGGGAGACGCGGCAGCGCTCGTAGTGCACTGCTGTGGCTCGCGATCAGCTCAAGTCAGAAACTCTCCGTTACAATCACGGGAAATCAGGATGATTTTACTATTCAGACGGATGATTCCACGATTCATACGGAATTAAAGGAGGTGAAGTCTGGGTTTCGACTTGCACAGGTTTAAAGGTG
This genomic stretch from Onychostoma macrolepis isolate SWU-2019 chromosome 25, ASM1243209v1, whole genome shotgun sequence harbors:
- the LOC131533894 gene encoding EF-hand calcium-binding domain-containing protein 4A — protein: MSSWLKDGVVLEGTGSGQMSPRSRLRTPLPSRTARLHSSNDATSPDSDRQDRMSKAKELFELCDKEGKGFITKRDMQWLQQELPLSPEQLESVFESLDRDRNGYLTPLEFHTGLGELVGSGPEERARSGEGEMVGEERVEPMEIRFTHILMELGADKLFKDQWELCTLWFELQRDKPELLGVLEEVLSYTVSHLQDALKERENLEQALYRREEDHDRVVRSMYEDMESQLKEEREKRQALDSMRQGDKKEQLLQELRMREQELEFTLTKQRELESKINNLSTDQTDTRGENRRLQNINQQLQDQLDQSREELQHALSQLQQLQNTIKQQQRGKEREVLKVSQNMQKERESLMRQLDLLRDMNKRLRDDKDAHQTQKMVSQKKPFMSPTPYPPCRCVHAFSPWVRSIYPY